The Tripterygium wilfordii isolate XIE 37 chromosome 4, ASM1340144v1, whole genome shotgun sequence genome has a window encoding:
- the LOC119997739 gene encoding probable receptor-like serine/threonine-protein kinase At5g57670, which produces MLPSSPAKILVGISLDPEENNEILSWAIRVLAHPNDNIVALHVLVSEESKKKKRESTRKKQSKIRQAKAHVISVLAEFAGTCCSKQINLEAKVGFSNSVGRGLIEEAKSISADHLLLLRGQRDRSNRTSFEVIRYCLEHTPLHCSVISVGKSEQPKQNSNPADAKETHRSNSRIHSSRSASPVEKHVFSETKRKNTSPRTVLDEIEGESQSTEEETCSFGDSTITYTESPPLAPKINKQISPYKLVYSFLKSPLRKINRSLSKKDKHQPFLKCFSYDEISNATNNFEPENMVGKGGYSEVFRGDISGGRTIAVKRLSKDNDNANKDKEFLLELGIIGHVCHPNTAKLVGYCIENGLYLVFNFSQNGNLASALHGKSSKLLEWPVRYKIALGIARGLHYLHKRCKRRIIHRDIKASNVLLGPDYEPQITDFGLAKWLPNKWTHHAVIPIEGTFGYLAPEYFMHGIVDEKIDVFSFGILLLEIITGRRPVDSSQQNLLLWAKPHMESGNVTELADPKLEGEYDADELRRLVFTASHCVRQTSVWRPSMSEVLDLLTSNGNDSDDMSIPKFISDEMDDYSMVFGYDVPTDISLEDFL; this is translated from the exons ATGTTACCTTCATCTCCAGCTAAAATACTTGTAGGAATCTCTTTAGACCCAGAAGAAAACAATGAGATCCTCTCATGGGCAATAAGAGTGCTAGCTCATCCAAATGACAACATTGTTGCCTTACATGTTCTTG TTAGCGAGGagtcgaagaagaagaagagagaatcgACGAGAAAGAAACAATCAAAGATTCGCCAAGCGAAAGCGCATGTTATATCTGTGCTTGCAGAATTTGCTGGGACATGTTGCTCTAAACAG ATAAATTTGGAGGCTAAAGTAGGTTTTAGCAATAGCGTCGGCAGAGGACTAATTGAGGAAGCAAAATCCATTTCAGctgatcatcttcttcttcttcgtggACAAAGAGACAGATCAAATAG AACTTCATTTGAAGTCATAAGGTATTGTCTTGAGCACACCCCGCTACATTGCTCTGTCATATCAGTTGGGAAATCTGAACAAccgaaacaaaattcaaatcccGCTGACGCCAAAG AGACTCATCGGTCGAATTCAAGGATTCATAGTAGCAGGTCAGCCTCCCCTGTTGAAAAACATGTATTCTCTGAAACAAAGAGAAAGAACACTTCACCAAGAACTGTATTAGATGAAATTGAAGGAGAATCACAAAGTACAGAAGAAGAGACTTGTAGTTTTGGTGACTCCACCATCACATACACAGAATCACCTCCTCTGGCTCCCAAGATAAATAAGCAGATTTCGCCATACAAACTTGTCTACTCTTTCCTTAAATCCCCATTAAGGAAAATAAACAgaagtttatcaaaaaaagacaaGCATCAGCCTTTCTTGAAGTGCTTCAGCTACGACGAAATCTCGAATGCTACGAATAACTTTGAACCAG AAAATATGGTGGGCAAAGGAGGTTATTCAGAAGTGTTTAGAGGTGATATCTCTGGTGGAAGAACAATTGCAGTGAAGAGATTGTCCAAGGATAACGATAACGCTAACAAGGATAAAGAGTTCCTACTAGAGTTGGGAATTATTGGGCATGTCTGTCATCCGAATACAGCAAAATTAGTCGGCTACTGCATCGAAAACGGACTCTATTTGGTCTTCAATTTCTCTCAGAATGGAAATTTAGCATCTGCATTGCATG GTAAATCAAGCAAGTTACTTGAGTGGCCTGTTCGATACAAGATTGCGCTAGGAATTGCAAGAGGTCTGCATTACCTTCATAAACGCTGTAAACGCAGAATCATTCATCGCGACATCAAGGCCTCGAATGTCCTTCTTGGTCCTGATTATGAGCCACAG ATAACCGATTTCGGACTAGCAAAATGGCTTCCTAACAAGTGGACTCACCATGCTGTGATCCCAATTGAGGGCACATTTGGGTACTTGGCACCTGAATACTTCATGCACGGTATTGTGGATGAGAAAATTGATGTTTTTTCGTTTGGAATTCTTCTTCTGGAGATCATAACCGGTCGCAGACCAGTCGATTCATCGCAGCAGAACCTTCTCTTATGG GCAAAGCCTCATATGGAGTCTGGAAACGTAACTGAATTAGCTGATCCAAAACTGGAAGGCGAATACGACGCAGATGAATTGCGCAGATTGGTGTTCACAGCTTCACATTGCGTGAGACAAACATCGGTGTGGCGTCCATCGATGAGCGAGGTTTTAGATCTTCTAACCAGCAATGGCAATGACTCTGATGATATGAGCATACCAAAGTTCATATCTGATGAAATGGATGATTACTCCATGGTTTTTGGATATGATGTGCCAACTGATATAAGTTTGGAGGATTTTTTATGA
- the LOC119997738 gene encoding PTI1-like tyrosine-protein kinase At3g15890: protein MGSSMSFCCSENPDERMNSISAMGGNTNSWRIFTYKELHTATNGFTEDNKLGEGGFGSVYWGKTSDGLQIAVKKLKAMNSKAEMEFALEVEVLGRVRHKNLLGLRGYCVGSDQRLIVYDYMPNLSLLSHLHGQLADDVRLDWKKRMKVAIGSAEGILYLHHDVTPHIIHRDIKASNVLLDSDFEPLVADFGFAKLIPEGVSHMTTRIKGTLGYLAPEYAMWGKVSWSCDVYSFGILLLEILTGRKPIEKLPGGLKRTITEWAEPLILQGRFKELVDPKLRGDFDEDQLKQGINVAALCVQSESEKRPNMKEVVNMLKGYDPRGKEMDLRIRSVKYKEELLALDQPSDDDDDDDVDDYTGVPDESEYGIFSALEVQKMQDTYKHYGDKKVEKHV from the exons ATGGGATCATCAATGAGCTTCTGTTGTTCAGAAAACCCAGATGAAAG GATGAACTCAATTTCTGCAATGGGTGGCAACACCAACTCATGGAGAATCTTTACATACAAAGAACTACATACAGCTACCAATGGTTTCACTGAGGATAACAAGCTTGGTGAAGGTGGGTTTGGGAGTGTCTATTGGGGAAAAACCAGTGATGGTCTTCAG ATAGCAGTGAAGAAATTGAAAGCAATGAATTCAAAGGCGGAGATGGAATTTGCCCTGGAGGTTGAAGTTCTTGGTAGGGTGAGGCACAAGAATCTTTTAGGGCTTCGGGGGTATTGTGTTGGGAGTGATCAGAGGTTGATTGTGTATGATTACATGCCTAATCTTAGCTTGCTTTCCCATCTTCATGGTCAATTAGCCGACGATGTTCGATTAGATtggaaaaagagaatgaaagttgCAATTGGCTCTGCAGAAGGGATTTT GTACTTGCATCACGACGTGACACCCCACATCATTCATAGGGACATAAAGGCAAGCAATGTGCTTCTGGATTCGGATTTTGAGCCACTGGTTGCAGATTTTGGATTCGCTAAATTAATCCCTGAAGGCGTAAGCCACATGACTACTCGTATCAAGGGCACGTTGGGTTACTTAGCGCCGGAATATGCTATGTGGGGGAAGGTTTCCTGGAGTTGCGATGTTTACAGTTTTGGGATTTTACTGTTAGAGATCCTAACTGGAAGAAAGCCTATAGAAAAGTTACCTGGTGGTCTTAAGAGGACTATAACTGAATGGGCAGAGCCCTTGATTTTACAAGGCAGATTCAAGGAACTTGTTGATCCAAAACTTCGAGGGGATTTCGATGAAGACCAGTTGAAACAAGGCATCAATGTTGCAGCCTTGTGTGTGCAAAGCGAGTCTGAGAAGCGACCAAACATGAAAGAAGTGGTTAATATGCTTAAAGGGTACGATCCAAGAGGTAAAGAAATGGATTTGAGGATTAGAAGTGTTAAATATAAGGAAGAACTGCTGGCACTTGACCAACCCAgcgacgacgacgacgatgaTGATGTTGACGATTATACTGGTGTTCCTGATGAGAGTGAATATGGTATTTTCAGTGCTCTTGAGGTGCAAAAAATGCAGGATACTTACAAGCACTACGGAGACAAGAAAGTCGAGAAACATGTGTGA
- the LOC119997674 gene encoding protein GLUTAMINE DUMPER 3-like: MASPSHSQHTNYNLMTPQHSPWSSPVPYLFGGLAAMLGLIAFALLVLACSYWKLSGYLEGGEGSGGGELDLEAGEGGKGDDVQNLPAVMEEKILVIMAGQVQPTYLATPVLSITS, encoded by the coding sequence ATGGCAAGCCCTTCACACTCACAGCACACCAACTATAATCTGATGACTCCGCAACACTCGCCGTGGAGTTCTCCGGTGCCCTACTTGTTCGGCGGATTGGCGGCTATGCTTGGCTTAATTGCTTTTGCTCTATTGGTCCTGGCTTGTTCATACTGGAAGCTGTCCGGGTACTTAGAGGGCGGAGAGGGAAGCGGTGGAGGAGAGCTAGATTTGGAGGCCGGAGAGGGAGGTAAGGGTGACGATGTCCAGAATCTACCGGCGGTGATGGAGGAGAAGATATTGGTGATTATGGCGGGCCAAGTGCAGCCAACTTACTTGGCTACGCCAGTGTTGAGTATAACGTCGTAG